The following are encoded together in the Babylonia areolata isolate BAREFJ2019XMU chromosome 18, ASM4173473v1, whole genome shotgun sequence genome:
- the LOC143292546 gene encoding DNA fragmentation factor subunit alpha-like isoform X1, producing MCPRWLHRKFSVTYASLDSNLARHEIELARHTKALQRDWMPQEMNDVSKGSSQSALTSFSRMAGFSGRPFKVWNAERSLKKSLVAGTLSELIQKGCEKLGLPYNNEIRVVLEADGTEVDEEDYFSFLNSDTTFMLLCTREIWRPAGHEEAGGRDEPDTAIQGSEHSVHVKHLLASLKYDVTRIITFSDNDLQNLVDLKEAWVAHELGESEDYARAIQDACQRHLDERQNTKEAVDLLRLYHESRKISPYVDAGDGPSRRKRPHSPQPGQS from the exons ATGTGTCCTCGTTGGCTGCACCGGAAGTTTTCAGTTACGTATGCCTCTCTCGATTCAAATCTCGCCAGACACGAGATAGAATTGGCACGGCATACGAAAGCACTACAG cgTGACTGGATgccacaggaaatgaatgatgtgtctaaaggcagctctcagtcggctctaacaag tttttccAGAATGGCTGGATTTTCTGGCAGGCCGTTCAAAGTGTGGAATGCTGAGCGAAGCTTAAAGAAGTCCTTAGTTGCAGGCACGCTATCAGAATTGATTCAGAAAG GATGTGAAAAGTTGGGGTTGCCCTACAACAACGAAATTCGTGTTGTACTGGAAGCGGATGGCACAGAGGTGGATGAGGAAGACTACTTCAGCTTTTTGAACAGTGACACCACTTTCATGTTACTTTGTACCAGGGAAATTTGGAGACCTGCTGGACATG AGGAGGCTGGTGGACGAGATGAACCAGACACAGCAATCCAGGGATCTGAACATTCAGTACATGTTAAACACCTGCTGGCATCTCTCAAATATGATGTGACACGCATTATCACTTTCTCTGATAATGATTTACAG AACTTGGTGGATCTTAAGGAAGCGTGGGTGGCACATGAGCTGGGGGAATCAGAAGACTATGCCCGTGCCATACAGGATGCTTGCCAGCGCCACTTGGATGAACGGCAGAATACAAAAGAGGCTGTTGATCTGCTTCGTCTGTATCATGAATCCAGAAAGATCAGCCCCTATGTTGACGCAGGGGATGGTCCCTCCAGAAGGAAGCGACCCCACAGTCCACAGCCTGGGCAGTCCTGA
- the LOC143292546 gene encoding DNA fragmentation factor subunit alpha-like isoform X2 — MAGFSGRPFKVWNAERSLKKSLVAGTLSELIQKGCEKLGLPYNNEIRVVLEADGTEVDEEDYFSFLNSDTTFMLLCTREIWRPAGHEEAGGRDEPDTAIQGSEHSVHVKHLLASLKYDVTRIITFSDNDLQNLVDLKEAWVAHELGESEDYARAIQDACQRHLDERQNTKEAVDLLRLYHESRKISPYVDAGDGPSRRKRPHSPQPGQS; from the exons ATGGCTGGATTTTCTGGCAGGCCGTTCAAAGTGTGGAATGCTGAGCGAAGCTTAAAGAAGTCCTTAGTTGCAGGCACGCTATCAGAATTGATTCAGAAAG GATGTGAAAAGTTGGGGTTGCCCTACAACAACGAAATTCGTGTTGTACTGGAAGCGGATGGCACAGAGGTGGATGAGGAAGACTACTTCAGCTTTTTGAACAGTGACACCACTTTCATGTTACTTTGTACCAGGGAAATTTGGAGACCTGCTGGACATG AGGAGGCTGGTGGACGAGATGAACCAGACACAGCAATCCAGGGATCTGAACATTCAGTACATGTTAAACACCTGCTGGCATCTCTCAAATATGATGTGACACGCATTATCACTTTCTCTGATAATGATTTACAG AACTTGGTGGATCTTAAGGAAGCGTGGGTGGCACATGAGCTGGGGGAATCAGAAGACTATGCCCGTGCCATACAGGATGCTTGCCAGCGCCACTTGGATGAACGGCAGAATACAAAAGAGGCTGTTGATCTGCTTCGTCTGTATCATGAATCCAGAAAGATCAGCCCCTATGTTGACGCAGGGGATGGTCCCTCCAGAAGGAAGCGACCCCACAGTCCACAGCCTGGGCAGTCCTGA
- the LOC143292547 gene encoding protein transport protein Sec61 subunit beta-like → MVLPAASSTSVGGGSRGPSKSVTPRAGGGTTPRQRKTTTAAPRKAAGSSAGMWRFYTEDSPGIKVGPVPVLVMSLLFIASVFMLHIWGKYSRS, encoded by the exons ATGGTTCTG cCAGCAGCCAGCTCAACCTCTGTGGGGGGAGGAAGCCGTGGcccctcaaagtctgtgacaccTCGTGCTGGAGGTGGTACCACTCCCAGACAAAG GAAAACAACGACAGCAGCTCCACGGAAAGCAGCAGGCAGCAGTGCTGGAATGTGGCGGTTCTACACAGAAGACTCCCCAGGCATCAAAGT AGGACCTGTCCCAGTGTTGGTGATGAGCCTACTTTTTATTGCTTCTGTTTTCATGCTGCACATCTGGGGCAAATACAGCCGAAGCTAA